A single genomic interval of Carassius auratus strain Wakin chromosome 30, ASM336829v1, whole genome shotgun sequence harbors:
- the LOC113048874 gene encoding heparan sulfate glucosamine 3-O-sulfotransferase 1-like produces the protein MFWTLLLALILLLLLQAQLLVCLHELRASLTSVTSATPSGTSNASALQRLPGAIIIGVRKGGTRALLEMLNLHPEVEVAKNEIHYFNLDENFRKGLDWYRAQMPDTLPGQLTVEKTPGYFTAPLAPKRIWATNPAVKLLLIVRDPAERLVSDYTQVLHNRIQQNKPYQALEELLLSQGHINPKYKALQRSFYYQHLARWLELFPREQMHIVDGEALIRNPFPELQKAETFLELPPRIKPDNFYFNVTKGFYCMLSAGHDKCLDESKGRPHAPLSNEAFQKLCRYLRVPNTIFFRMVGQRFDWC, from the coding sequence ATGTTTTGGACGCTCCTCCTGGCTTTGATCCTTCTGCTGTTGCTCCAGGCACAGCTGCTTGTCTGTCTACATGAACTCCGAGCCTCTCTGACCTCAGTGACTTCAGCGACCCCTTCTGGAACATCCAACGCCTCGGCTTTGCAACGCCTGCCAGGAGCCATAATCATCGGGGTGCGCAAAGGAGGCACCAGGGCCCTGCTGGAGATGCTCAACCTCCATCCAGAGGTGGAAGTAGCCAAGAACGAGATCCACTATTTCAACCTGGATGAAAATTTTCGGAAAGGTCTGGACTGGTATCGCGCCCAGATGCCAGACACTCTCCCTGGGCAGCTGACGGTGGAAAAGACCCCTGGCTACTTCACAGCACCACTGGCCCCAAAGAGGATATGGGCCACGAATCCAGCTGTGAAACTGCTGCTGATCGTTCGTGATCCTGCAGAGAGACTTGTATCAGACTACACACAAGTCCTCCATAATCGAATTCAGCAAAACAAGCCATACCAAGCACTTGAAGAGCTGCTGCTGTCTCAAGGACACATCAACCCCAAATACAAGGCCCTTCAGAGGAGCTTTTACTACCAGCACCTTGCCAGATGGCTGGAGCTTTTTCCCAGAGAGCAGATGCACATTGTGGATGGAGAGGCACTTATTAGAAATCCGTTCCCTGAGCTGCAGAAGGCGGAGACGTTTTTGGAGCTTCCGCCTCGGATAAAGCCAGACAATTTCTACTTTAACGTAACTAAGGGCTTTTATTGTATGCTGTCTGCGGGACACGACAAGTGCCTGGATGAGTCTAAAGGAAGACCCCATGCTCCGCTTAGCAACGAGGCTTTCCAGAAGCTTTGCCGTTACCTGAGAGTTCCCAATACAATCTTTTTCAGAATGGTGGGACAGAGGTTTGACTGGTGCTAA